CATGACAAATACCGCGGCGGCGCCGCTGCAAGTCAAACGGGAAGAGCGAAACTGAAATGAGTCACGCGCTTACGCTGATAACCTTTGTTCCGATCGTCGGAATGGTGTTGATTCTCGCGCTGCCCGGCGCGATGAAGAACGCATTCAAGTGGATCGCGGCGGCGGCGACGGTGCCGCAACTGTTGATCGCGATTTACCTGTACGAGCACTTCGACACGACGACCAGCGCGGTTCAGTTCGCCGAGAAGGCGTCGTGGATGCCCTCGTACCACATTACTTACTTCGTGGGCGTGGACGGAATCAGCATCTCGATGGTGCTGCTGACGGCGCTCATCATGTTCATCTCGACGTTCGCGAGCTTCGGAATAAATCGCGCGGAGAAGGGCTACTACGCGATGCTGCTGATGCTCGACACGGGAATGATGGGCGTGTTCGTGTCGCTCGATTTCTTCCTGTTTTATATTTTTTGGGAAGTGATGCTGCTGCCGATGTATTTTCTCATCGGCATCTGGGGCGGTCCGCGACGCGAGTACGCGGCGATCAAATTCTTTCTCTACACTCTGCTGGGTTCGGTGCTGATTCTGCTGGCGATGCTCGGACTTTATTACTACAGCGCGACTCCGACCTTTGACTTGACTCAGCTGGCGGCGAATTCGAGTCATTACTCAATCGGGTTCCAGCGAATAGTATGGATCGCGCTGTTCATCGGTTTCGCAATCAAGATTCCGGCGTTCCCGTTCCATACCTGGCTGCCCGACGCGCACGTGGAAGCGCCCACGGCGATTTCGGTGATTCTTGCGGGTGTGCTACTGAAAATGGGCACCTACGGCATTCTGCGCGTCAATTTCGCGGTGCTGCCTGCCGCCAGCTACCAGCTCGCGTGGCTGTTCCTTGGCGTGATCGGCACTATCAACATCGTCTACGGCGCGATGTGCGCGATGGCGCAGACTGACTATAAGAAACTGATTGCCTATTCGTCGATTAGCCACATGGGCTACGTGATGCTGGGGATGGCGGCGTTCACCGCGGCGGGAATCAACGGCGCGGTGCTGCAGATGTTCAATCACGGAACGATCACGGCGATGCTTTTTATCCTGGTCGGCGTGATCTACGATCGCGCGCATCATCGCGAGATAAACGGCTTCGGCGGTCTGGCGCAGCAGATGCCGATATATACGGCGATTACGGGCTTCGCGTTTTTCGCCGGGATGGGACTGCCGGGGATGTCGGCATTTATTTCGGAAGTGCTGGTGCTGCTCGGCGCGTGGCAGACGCATCCGTTTATGGTGGTATTCGGCGCGGCGACGGCGGTACTGACCGCGGGCTATCTGCTGTGGACCTTCCAGCGGATCTACCTCGGGCCGTTGAACGAAAAATACAAGGACTTTCCCGATTTGTCGTTTCGCGAGGCGTTCACGCTGGTGCCGCTCGGGATCATCGTGCTGATACTCGGCGTCTATCCGCAGGCGATTCTCGGCCTGCTCAACACCTCGCTGGTTCATCTGAACCAGGTTGTGCTGTCGACTTCGGGCGCCGCCGTCGCGATGGTTCGCTGAGACTCAGGGCAGATCGGACGCAAGCAGATGGATCTCGGAAATCTCGCGAGCCTGAAACATTTCATCCCGGAAATGATCCTGGTCGCCGGCGTGCTGGCGATCGTGATCATCGACCTGGCGGTACGCAACAAGTCGCGTCTCGGCGTACTGGCTCTGATAGCGGCTGCGGCGTCATTGCTGGCGATCGGGCTGGAGCCGGCGCTGTCGGGCGCGTGGCTGTTTCATCGGATGTTGGTATTCGATTCGTTTGCGATTTACTTCCGCACGCTGATCGCGCTGGCCGCGGTGGTGGCCATCTGGATGTCGATTGGCTCGGAGGAAGTGAAGAGCTGCGACCAGGGCGAGTATTACGCGATCTTGCTGGCGAGCACGTTTGCGATGTTTCTGATGGCGGAGTCGGCGAACCTGCTGATGGCGTACCTGGCGCTGGAGTTCGTCAGCCTGACGTCGTACATCCTGACGGGTTTTTTGCGGCATAACCGGCGCTCGCTGGAAGCCGCGCTTAAGTACTTGATCTACGGGGGCGTCGCGTCGGGGACGATGATTTACGGCATGAGCTGGATTTTCGGCATCACCGGCTCGCTCGACTTCAACGTGATCAACAAAGCGCTCTCGACGCCCGCGCATCTGCCGGTGCTCGCGGTATTTATCGCGCTGGTGTTGATCCTGACCGGGATGGGCTACAAGGTGGCGTCGGTGCCGTTTCATATGTGGGCGCCGGACGTTTATACGGGCGCGCCGATTCCGATCACAACTTTTCTGGCGGTCGGCTCGAAGGCGGCGGGCTTTGCACTGCTGACGCGCTTTTTCTTCCC
The Candidatus Binatus sp. DNA segment above includes these coding regions:
- a CDS encoding NADH-quinone oxidoreductase subunit M, with the protein product MSHALTLITFVPIVGMVLILALPGAMKNAFKWIAAAATVPQLLIAIYLYEHFDTTTSAVQFAEKASWMPSYHITYFVGVDGISISMVLLTALIMFISTFASFGINRAEKGYYAMLLMLDTGMMGVFVSLDFFLFYIFWEVMLLPMYFLIGIWGGPRREYAAIKFFLYTLLGSVLILLAMLGLYYYSATPTFDLTQLAANSSHYSIGFQRIVWIALFIGFAIKIPAFPFHTWLPDAHVEAPTAISVILAGVLLKMGTYGILRVNFAVLPAASYQLAWLFLGVIGTINIVYGAMCAMAQTDYKKLIAYSSISHMGYVMLGMAAFTAAGINGAVLQMFNHGTITAMLFILVGVIYDRAHHREINGFGGLAQQMPIYTAITGFAFFAGMGLPGMSAFISEVLVLLGAWQTHPFMVVFGAATAVLTAGYLLWTFQRIYLGPLNEKYKDFPDLSFREAFTLVPLGIIVLILGVYPQAILGLLNTSLVHLNQVVLSTSGAAVAMVR
- a CDS encoding NADH-quinone oxidoreductase subunit N produces the protein MDLGNLASLKHFIPEMILVAGVLAIVIIDLAVRNKSRLGVLALIAAAASLLAIGLEPALSGAWLFHRMLVFDSFAIYFRTLIALAAVVAIWMSIGSEEVKSCDQGEYYAILLASTFAMFLMAESANLLMAYLALEFVSLTSYILTGFLRHNRRSLEAALKYLIYGGVASGTMIYGMSWIFGITGSLDFNVINKALSTPAHLPVLAVFIALVLILTGMGYKVASVPFHMWAPDVYTGAPIPITTFLAVGSKAAGFALLTRFFFPAISHLAAGGSWTALAGVDWPQLLLFVCIITMTLGNLAALQQTNMKRLLAYSSIAQAGYALMGFVVLSNDGIRAMLFYLFAYYVMDAGAFVVVMMVANSTGREDVDAYRGLAWRGGIVPALALTIFLFSLTGIPLTIGFIGKFYLFAAVIRGQFYILAIVGILNSVVSLYYYLKPVQMMFFEQPRGDEGSLRFQAWNYGLMGVLACATIAFGLYWSPIISFANRSLSFFTGPT